TTCCCGCCGGCATGGAGCACCGTCATGATCACTTCCGCGGCGCTGCGGCCCTCCTCCTTGTGGATGTCCACGGGGATGCCGCGGCCATTGTCCTCCACGCTGCAGCTGCCGTCGTTGTGGAGGATGACGTCCACACGGGTGCAGAAGCCCGCGAGGGCTTCGTCGATGGCGTTGTCCACCACCTCGTAGACCATGTGGTGCAGGCCGCTGCCGTCATCGGTATCGCCGATGTACATGCCGGGCCGCTTCCGGACGGCCTCGAGGTCTCTCAGGACCGTGATGTTGTCGGCGGTGTAGCTGTCGGTTTCCAGGGGAGTGTGGACACGGGCGCGGGAGACTTCTTCAGACATCAAGACTCACTTGGTTGGGTTCGGTGGTGTGCGGTACGGTGCTGCGGGCGCCGCTCAGGCGGTGGCGCTGGTGGCGAAGCGAACAGGCATGAGGACGTAGCGGAAGCTGAAGTCCTCGAGGCTGGGGGACATGAACACCCCCTGGCCCACCTCGTCCTTGAACTGGTAGACCACCTCGTCGCCCGGGAGCCGCTCCAGCAGCTCTGTGAGGTAGTCGATGTTGAAGGCCAGCTCGAAGGGCTGTTCCTCGCCCGTGAAGGGCAGCGTGGCCTGGTTCACGCCCTCGTCGGGGTGCTGGAAGACCGTGCGGAGGTTGGGGAATTCGTAGAACAGGCGCACGTTCTTGTTGTAGTCGTCCTTTTTCAGGCCCACGAAGCGCAGGGTGCGGAGGAAGACCTCGCGGTCCATGATCACGCGCTTGGGCAGCTCGGCGGGCAGCACCTTCTCATAGGCGGGATAGTTGCCCGTGACGAGGCGGGTGCTGAACTTGAGCCCCGGCTGGTCCAGGAATAGCGTGGTCCCGTCCCAGCAGAGCTCCACCTCGCCCTCGTCACCCAGCAGGGTGGGAATGAGGTCCAGGGCCCGCTTGGGGACGATGAGCCGGACCTCGTCCTTCAGCTTCGTGTCGCAGGGGACCTCGGCCACGGCGAGCCGGAAGCCGTCCGTGGAGACCACGCGCACGTGGTGCTTGGAGAGGTGCACCAGCACGGCGGATAGCGTGGGCTTGGTGGCGTCCTTGCTGACGGCGATGGAGCCCAGCTGGATGGCGCGCTTGAAGCGCAGCACGGGGATCTTCACGACGGGAAGCTGCTTGCCTGGCCCGGGCAGCTCCGGGAAGCCTTCGCCGGGCTGGATGTTGTGCTCGGAGTTCATGCCCTTGGCCCGCAGCCACAGGCGACCGCCGGCATCGGGGCACTCCAGGCTCAGGATCCCCTCGGGGAACACGCGGACGGTCTCGATGAACTTCTTGCCGGGCACGGCCATGGTCCACTCGCCCTGGCCCTCGCCAGGCACGGTGGCCTCGAAGGCCAGCTCCATGTCCGTGGCCTTCAGCACAACCTCCTTGGGCCGCACGTCCACGAGGATGTGCTGGAGGATGGGCAGCGTGACCCGGCGGTCCAAGGCGTGCTTCAGGATCCCCAGGGTGCGATC
This DNA window, taken from Geothrix edaphica, encodes the following:
- the dnaN gene encoding DNA polymerase III subunit beta; translated protein: MSLQLQVSKDRLDRTLGILKHALDRRVTLPILQHILVDVRPKEVVLKATDMELAFEATVPGEGQGEWTMAVPGKKFIETVRVFPEGILSLECPDAGGRLWLRAKGMNSEHNIQPGEGFPELPGPGKQLPVVKIPVLRFKRAIQLGSIAVSKDATKPTLSAVLVHLSKHHVRVVSTDGFRLAVAEVPCDTKLKDEVRLIVPKRALDLIPTLLGDEGEVELCWDGTTLFLDQPGLKFSTRLVTGNYPAYEKVLPAELPKRVIMDREVFLRTLRFVGLKKDDYNKNVRLFYEFPNLRTVFQHPDEGVNQATLPFTGEEQPFELAFNIDYLTELLERLPGDEVVYQFKDEVGQGVFMSPSLEDFSFRYVLMPVRFATSATA